The following are encoded together in the Tripterygium wilfordii isolate XIE 37 chromosome 3, ASM1340144v1, whole genome shotgun sequence genome:
- the LOC119995613 gene encoding pentatricopeptide repeat-containing protein At5g39350-like, translated as LRIDIARLPVLLSSDFRLPTSELQANRDRVHCLSSHASERALILLTDFFQIQRNTIPSLHVSLRFPFSSFVTSRLPLLLHSHHLKPHLTRSLSALPSPSPSLLHSCKDLKILKQIHASLILSTTGFKPISISSKLISLYFEFNDLETAMSIFNGIEKPNTYLWNLILKSHVESGLFVEAISLYKIMRELGVVHDGFTFPIINRAVLLMRSGVTHGQMIHCNATKMGFGLDLYFCNTMIELYCNYGCVVYGRKMFDEMLVRDVVSWTSMIRGYASRGSVDVAFLFFSKMRTENMEPNFVTVIVMLQGCSTFGGVIQGKSMHNYVIKDGFLSDCSVQNSMLTMYTKLGSVGEVETFFGDTGKRDPITWTVLINFYCFRGDIEKVVDRFKEMQAEVELSVETLTLVISAFAKTGDLLQGEKLHCFATKVGLCDEVFQTSMLDFYAKCGELRHSKRLFSEIPQGNSITWSALMSGFVQNGHFSEAIALFEQMQAAGLKPRTAILRCLIDAYTNLGALQLGKSVQAYLIRTVICRTGEDNVQLHTSILNMYTRCGSIRSARLCFNHMTIKDMVTWTSMIEGYGIHGLGCEALNTFHQMVKEGMTPNDVTFLSLLSACSHSGLVSEGCEVYNSMKLRYGIAPSLDHHTCLVDLLGRCGKLKEALSMIMKLAFNPDSRIWGALLAASRVYGDRKVGKYAAQRLLELDPDDVGYHTLLGNIQASSENWTEVEEVRSVMNEKDMKKTPGWSYIEEKGRIHGFVSGDMSHPQVGEIYEVLGSLNRKIKQLG; from the coding sequence CTACGTATTGATATTGCACGTCTCCCTGTGCTATTATCTTCCGACTTCCGACTTCCGACTTCCGAGTTGCAAGCAAATAGGGACAGGGTCCATTGTCTGAGTTCTCATGCGAGCGAGCGAGCTTTGATTTTGTTGACTGATTTCTTTCAAATACAAAGAAACACTATTCCTTCTCTTCATGTCTCTCTGCgctttcctttctcttcttttgttaCCTCCAGATTGCCTCTTCTACTTCACTCCCATCACCTAAAACCGCACCTCACACGTTCTCTTTCTGCTttaccttctccttctccttcgcTTCTACATTCATGCAAAGACCTTAAGATTCTCAAGCAAATCCATGCCTCTCTCATTCTCTCAACCACTGGGTTCAAACCCATCTCGATTTCATCAAAGCTCATATCTTTGTATTTTGAATTCAATGACCTTGAAACCGCCATGTCGATATTTAATGGCATAGAAAAACCCAATACTTATTTGTGGAATTTGATCCTAAAATCCCATGTTGAATCTGGTCTTTTCGTTGAGGCAATCTCGTTGTATAAAATAATGCGAGAGTTGGGTGTTGTTCATGATGGGTTTACATTCCCGATTATTAACAGAGCCGTTTTGTTGATGCGGAGTGGTGTAACGCATGGACAAATGATTCACTGCAATGCAACAAAAATGGGGTTCGGATTGGATTTATACTTCTGCAATACAATGATTGAACTTTATTGCAATTAtggatgtgttgtttatggTCGTAagatgtttgatgaaatgcttgTGAGAGACGTGGTTTCTTGGACATCAATGATTCGTGGGTATGCAAGTCGCGGAAGTGTTGATGTTGCTTTTCTATTTTTCAGTAAAATGCGGACAGAGAACATGGAACCGAATTTTGTCACTGTGATTGTAATGCTGCAGGGTTGTTCTACTTTTGGTGGTGTTATCCAAGGGAAGTCAATGCATAATTATGTGATCAAGGACGGTTTTTTATCTGATTGTTCTGTTCAAAATTCAATGTTGACAATGTATACAAAACTGGGTAGTGTTGGAGAAGTTGAAACTTTTTTTGGTGATACTGGTAAGAGGGATCCTATAACATGGACTGTGTTAATTAACTTCTATTGCTTCAGAGGGGACATTGAAAAAGTGGTTGACAGGTTCAAGGAAATGCAGGCAGAAGTGGAGCTCAGTGTCGAGACTTTGACCTTAGTGATATCAGCTTTTGCTAAGACTGGAGATCTCCTCCAAGGAGAAAAGCTTCACTGTTTTGCTACTAAAGTCGGGCTCTGTGATGAAGTTTTTCAGACTTCTATGTTAGATTTTTATGCCAAGTGTGGGGAGCTACGACATTCCAAGAGGTTGTTTAGTGAAATTCCTCAGGGAAACAGCATTACTTGGAGTGCATTGATGTCAGGTTTCGTTCAAAATGGGCACTTCAGCGAGGCCATTGCATTGTTTGAACAAATGCAAGCTGCAGGTCTCAAACCTAGAACTGCGATATTGAGATGCCTCATTGATGCATACACCAATCTAGGAGCTTTGCAGTTGGGTAAATCAGTTCAAGCCTACCTTATTAGAACCGTGATTTGTAGAACCGGAGAAGACAATGTGCAGCTGCATACTTCTATACTAAACATGTACACGAGATGTGGAAGCATTCGAAGTGCTAGATTGTGTTTCAATCATATGACAATCAAAGACATGGTAACATGGACATCAATGATCGAGGGCTACGGGATCCATGGCCTTGGTTGTGAAGCCCTAAATACCTTTCACCAAATGGTGAAGGAAGGAATGACACCGAATGATGTCACTTTCTTAAGCTTGTTATCTGCTTGTAGCCATTCCGGGCTTGTAAGTGAAGGCTGTGAGGTTTATAATTCCATGAAATTGAGATACGGGATTGCTCCAAGTTTAGATCACCACACTTGCCTGGTCGACCTTCTCGGTCGGTGTGGCAAGCTCAAAGAGGCATTGTCTATGATCATGAAACTGGCGTTTAATCCTGATAGCAGGATCTGGGGTGCTCTTCTTGCAGCCTCCAGAGTTTATGGTGACAGGAAAGTTGGGAAATACGCAGCGCAAAGGCTTTTAGAACTGGATCCTGATGATGTTGGATACCACACATTGTTGGGCAATATACAAGCCAGTAGTGAAAACTGGACTGAAGTTGAAGAAGTTAGGAGTGTTATGAATGAGAAGGATATGAAGAAGACACCAGGCTGGAGCTACATAGAGGAGAAAGGAAGGATTCATGGCTTTGTTTCAGGAGATATGTCACACCCTCAGGTGGGAGAAATTTATGAAGTGTTGGGTAGTTTAAATAGGAAGATAAAGCAATTGGGATGA
- the LOC119995236 gene encoding probable calcium-binding protein CML36: protein MTLIKFSKLSPKRLFRSKKDRSMVSRSDPSSFSFCTSSSSSSDTSDTHHKPRSTNVGADVGTPTSVLPEVSGDWSDIYGELVQAFKIIDRDNDGIVSRSELEALLSRLGAQPPSREEVATMVREVDSDGDGCISVEALMSRIGSAYEPACDAELREAFEFFDTDRDGSITAEELQGVFAAIGDDRCTLDDCRRMIAGVDKNGDGFVCFDDFCRMMELQA from the coding sequence ATGACACTCATCAAATTCAGCAAGCTCAGCCCGAAACGTCTCTTCCGGTCCAAGAAGGACCGCTCCATGGTCTCCAGATCCGACCCATCATCTTTCAGCTTCTGCACCTCTTCGTCCTCTTCCTCCGACACCTCCGACACCCACCACAAGCCCCGTTCGACCAACGTCGGTGCCGATGTCGGGACACCTACGAGCGTGCTTCCCGAGGTTTCGGGTGACTGGTCCGATATTTATGGGGAGCTTGTGCAGGCTTTCAAGATTATAGACAGGGACAACGATGGGATTGTCTCGAGGAGCGAGCTTGAGGCGTTGCTTAGCCGGCTCGGAGCGCAGCCACCGAGCCGGGAGGAGGTGGCGACGATGGTGAGGGAGGTGGACAGTGACGGCGACGGGTGTATAAGCGTGGAGGCCTTGATGAGCCGGATAGGGTCGGCTTACGAGCCGGCTTGTGACGCCGAGTTGAGAGAGGCTTTCGAGTTTTTCGATACAGATCGCGACGGTAGCATCACAGCGGAGGAGTTACAAGGTGTGTTCGCGGCCATAGGGGATGATCGGTGCACATTGGACGACTGCCGGCGCATGATAGCCGGGGTCGATAAGAACGGAGACGGTTTCGTGTGCTTCGATGACTTTTGTCGTATGATGGAGCTCCAAGCGTGA
- the LOC119995265 gene encoding nuclear intron maturase 3, mitochondrial, which produces MLVSVKRATKLNPKFSAPISSSHGFFFYCTQALKPIDFNAESHPESFTKPLTQPQLRTLVLSQCSRGKFSNLIRNVVALPSFLLTACQSITPTHNAPSSSAFMDSLPKHFSVEEMGREVLENRFDIKACCVKLVPLRNKGESLILPNLKLKVLIEAIRIVLEIVYDERFVTFSYGGRVGMGRHTAVRYLKNSVENPKWWFTVSFNRASFDEKHVNKLCLIIEEKIKDRIFIDIIKRLFECGVLRIEFGGHYLGRGFPQECGLCAILINVYLDGFDKEIQEMRLRMKERNPKIDSNELVSGSSVFHKPVKMYVVRYLDEILVITSGPKISAMDMKIWAVKYLEGKLQLKVDRVKTAIHSATSEKINFIGMELQAVTPSVLHPPMSEKAMRAQKKYQRQKEVKAQELKNAKERIRKKMGLKILRHVFKKLKQSNGFRFDFDVSNEVRQIFRTWADEVVQEFLGSLEERWSWHRKLTTGDFLSLRHIRNQLPEELIDAYDKFQEQVDKHLSPVKARKALEDEERRIEEEGERRYAERTVKDLTTLCMKVEAPIELVRKAVKMAGFTNNMGRPRPISLLTALEDADIIKWYAGVGRRWLDFFCCCHNFKNVKIVVSYHLRFSCILTLAEKHESTKREAIRHYTKDLKISDLDGIEELHFPTEREVKMMGDKNLPDPKPVDGALSLALIRLASDEPLHSCVAHFCSRTDTIMYRVRLLQSRSNVSSLDGQNWVSGVGMVHDSLNKKCLPLCPDHISDLYMGKVTLQDIDCTLFVDVD; this is translated from the coding sequence ATGCTCGTGTCCGTCAAAAGAGCCACAAAGCTTAATCCAAAGTTTTCAGCTCCAATATCCTCTTCACATGGGTTCTTCTTCTACTGTACCCAAGCCTTAAAGCCTATTGATTTCAACGCAGAGTCCCATCCAGAGAGCTTCACGAAACCCTTGACACAGCCCCAGCTCAGAACTCTTGTTCTCAGCCAGTGCTCTCGTGGCAAGTTCTCCAATCTCATCAGAAACGTGGTCGCTTTGCCTTCTTTCCTTCTCACTGCCTGCCAAAGTATCACCCCCACTCACAATGCGCCGTCGTCTTCCGCCTTTATGGACTCCCTCCCGAAGCACTTCTCGGTTGAGGAAATGGGTCGCGAGGTTCTTGAGAATCGGTTTGATATCAAGGCTTGTTGTGTGAAATTGGTGCCATTGCGAAATAAAGGTGAGTCCTTGATTTTGCCCAATTTGAAATTGAAGGTTTTGATTGAAGCTATTAGGATTGTATTGGAAATTGTGTATGATGAGCGATTTGTGACGTTTTCTTATGGTGGCCGTGTCGGTATGGGCCGGCACACTGCGGTAAGGTATCTGAAGAACTCAGTGGAAAATCCCAAATGGTGGTTTACCGTTTCGTTTAATCGTGCAAGCTTTGAtgaaaaacatgtaaataaGTTGTGTTTGATTATAGAGGAGAAAATTAAAGATAGAATTTTCATTGATATAATTAAAAGGTTGTTTGAATGTGGAGTTTTGAGAATTGAATTTGGCGGGCACTATTTAGGGAGGGGGTTTCCTCAAGAATGTGGGCTGTGTGCAATTTTGATTAATGTTTATCTTGACGGGTTTGATAAAGAAATACAGGAAATGCGCCTTAGGATGAAAGAACGGAATCCCAAAATTGATTCTAATGAGCTGGTTTCAGGGTCCAGTGTTTTCCATAAGCCTGTGAAGATGTATGTAGTTAGGTATTTGGATGAGATACTGGTAATAACATCAGGGCCAAAGATTTCGGCAATGGATATGAAAATTTGGGCTGTAAAATATTTAGAAGGGAAGTTGCAACTGAAGGTAGACAGGGTAAAGACGGCTATTCATAGTGCTACATCAGAGAAGATTAACTTTATAGGTATGGAATTGCAGGCTGTCACACCTTCTGTCTTGCATCCTCCCATGTCAGAGAAAGCCATGAGGGCACAAAAGAAGTATCAAAGGCAGAAGGAAGTTAAGGCTCAAGAATTAAAAAATGCTAAGGAGAGGATCAGAAAGAAAATGGGTTTGAAAATATTGAggcatgtttttaaaaaattgaagcaGAGTAATGGGTTCAgatttgattttgatgttagCAATGAAGTCAGACAGATATTTAGAACCTGGGCAGATGAAGTGGTACAAGAGTTTTTGGGGTCGCTGGAAGAGCGTTGGAGTTGGCATCGGAAGCTCACAACTGGTGATTTTCTCTCGCTGAGACACATCAGAAATCAATTGCCAGAAGAGCTTATCGATGCATATGACAAGTTTCAAGAGCAGGTAGACAAGCATTTGTCACCTGTCAAAGCCAGAAAGGCGTTGGAGGACGAAGAAAGGAGAATAGAAGAAGAAGGGGAAAGGAGGTACGCTGAGAGGACTGTGAAAGATTTGACAACACTATGCATGAAAGTTGAAGCACCCATAGAGCTTGTGAGGAAGGCTGTTAAAATGGCTGGATTTACGAATAATATGGGTCGTCCCAGGCCAATCAGCTTACTTACAGCTTTGGAAGATGCTGACATCATTAAGTGGTATGCAGGGGTTGGCAGAAGATggcttgatttcttttgctgcTGCCACAACTTCAAGAATGTGAAAATTGTTGTAAGTTACCACCTGAGATTTTCTTGTATATTGACATtagcagaaaaacatgaatcaACAAAGCGTGAGGCCATCAGGCATTACACCAAAGATTTGAAGATTTCTGATTTGGATGGAATTGAAGAATTGCACTTCCCAACCGAAAGGGAGGTTAAAATGATGGGAGACAAAAATCTTCCAGATCCAAAACCTGTGGATGGGGCTTTATCTCTGGCATTGATTAGATTAGCCTCTGATGAGCCATTACATTCTTGTGTTGCTCATTTCTGCAGTAGAACAGATACGATTATGTATCGGGTACGACTACTTCAAAGTCGTTCAAATGTGAGCTCATTGGATGGACAAAATTGGGTTTCAGGGGTGGGTATGGTTCATGACAGTCTGAACAAAAAGTGTCTTCCTCTCTGTCCTGATCACATAAGTGATTTATACATGGGGAAAGTCACCCTTCAAGATATTGACTGCACTTTGTTCGTAGATGTGGACTGA
- the LOC119995143 gene encoding protein FAR-RED ELONGATED HYPOCOTYL 3-like, which translates to MSTTQRSESMNAFFDGYVNSKTTLKQFVEQYENALRSKAEKECQADYESFCKQVGCVTFYDMEKQIQAIYTTTKFKEFQSEITGMMYCRIISVDQYDMVSVFTVAEDIVYGERGRKRVAYRVLYDAGQCDVKCTCYKFELRGIQCRHGISVLIHNNISLLPEKYIIKRWRKDVRRVHTRIKISYDGWITTPEQLRYETMISAFTKVADLATDDEDQYKNVMTWIEGANRNMSLQVSPHFVTKNVPFTNDPIIKRGKGRPPCTRKKPTMRRRGKRTANQDVNNLMDVNTQSSQRQTTVILTEVRGTQESHVGYSNQGRDGGFLSLLRNASEVGETSGSGGYQSLVDGIDEDM; encoded by the exons ATGTCGACAACTCAACGGAGTGAAAGTATGAATGCTTTTTTTGATGGATATGTGAACTCAAAAACCACTTTGAAACAATTTGTTGAACAATATGAGAATGCTTTGAGGAGTAAAGCTGAAAAAGAATGTCAGGCGGATTATGAATCTTTTTGCAAGCAGGTGGGTTGTGTTACTTTCTACGATATGGAGAAACAAATTCAAGCAATTTACACAACAACAAAGTTCAAAGAATTTCAATCTGAAATAACTGGGATGATGTATTGTAGGATTATTTCAGTTGATCAGTATGATATGGTATCAGTGTTTACTGTAGCTGAGGATATTGTTTATGGGGAGAGGGGGAGAAAAAGAGTAGCGTACAGGGTTTTATATGATGCAGGCCAATGTGATGTGAAGTGTACATGTTACAAGTTTGAGCTTAGGGGAATTCAATGTAGACATGGCATTTCAGTGTTAATTCACAATAACATTAGTTTGCTTCCTGAAAAGTACATCATAAAGAGATGGAGAAAAGATGTCCGGAGAGTTCATACACGGATCAAAATCAGTTATGATGGATGGATAACCACACCTGAGCAATTGAGATATGAGACTATGATCAGTGCTTTTACTAAAGTGGCTGACTTGGCTACGGATGACGAAGATCAATACAAAAATGTCATGACTTGGATTGAAGGAGCAAACAGGAATATGTCATTGCAAGTATCTCCTCATTTTGTAACTAAAAATGTACCATTCACCAATGATCCCATCATCAAAAGAGGAAAAGGACGTCCCCCCTGTACAAGGAAGAAACCGACAAtgagaaggagaggaaaaagGACAGCAAATCAAGATGTCAACAACTTGATG GATGTTAATACTCAATCTTCACAAAGACAAACAACAGTCATTCTAACAGAGGTAAGGGGAACACAAGAGAGTCACGTAGGTTATTCTAATCAAGGACGAGATGGTGGTTTTCTATCTTTACTTAGAAATGCATCAGAG GTTGGTGAAACTTCAGGAAGTGGAGGGTATCAGTCACTTGTGGATGGAATTGATGAAGATATGTAG
- the LOC119995164 gene encoding LOW QUALITY PROTEIN: triacylglycerol lipase SDP1-like (The sequence of the model RefSeq protein was modified relative to this genomic sequence to represent the inferred CDS: inserted 1 base in 1 codon), with the protein MDISNEASVDPFSIGPSTIVGRTIAFKILFCKSMSHFVHQIFKVMLRYIYRTRDLLEPVLSWLHPRKPQGILAMVTMIAFLLKRYTNVKXEAEMAYKRKFWRNMMRGALTYEEWAHAARMLDKETTKMNESDYYDVELVRNKLQELHHRRQEGSLIDIVFCMRADLVRNLGNMCNPELHKGRLRVPRLIKEYIDEASTQLRMVCDSDSEELALEEKLSFMHETRHAFGRTALLLSGGASLGAFHIGVVKTLVEHKLLPRIIAGSSVGSIMCAVLATRSWPELQIFFEDSWHSLQFFDQLGGIFAVVKRVMTQGAVHEIRQLQWMLRHLTSNLTFQEAYDMTGRILAITVCSQGRHEPPRCLNYLTSPHVVIWSAVTASCAFPVLFEAQELMAKDRSGEIVPYHPPFTLNPEEGASATVRRWRDGSLEIDLPMMQIKELFNVNHFIVSQANPHIAPFLRLKELVRAYGGNFAAKFAQLVEMEVKHRCHQILELGFPLGGLAKLFAQDWEGDVIVVMPATVAQYLKVIQNPSYLELQKAANQGRRCSWEKLSAIKANCGIELALDECVAILNHMRRLTRSAKRAAAASHGLASTVKFSASRRIPSWNCIARENSTGSLEEDLHTDVASSLQQGVASAATGAPSSRNLQAPRNVHDGSDSESESVEINKWTRSGGPLMRTTSANTFVDFVQNLDINPELAKTWMSHPNSPGSQMGGRKSYNQSLRMTSPGKISENMSELRDFSGRGPGNGSSILVTEGDLLQPERINNGFVFNIVKKEDLEMSMKSDDIESCSNDVAECVQLDCPEKDMDGSFSSEFEDDDVTSVNFFRGAASSVNCVDHSGEDDSNDQVAVEDGHAR; encoded by the exons ATGGATATAAGTAACGAGGCCAGTGTCGATCCATTTTCTATTGGGCCTTCAACGATTGTTGGTCGGACAAttgcttttaaaattttattctgCAAGTCAATGTCACATTTTGTGCATCAGATTTTTAAGGTGATGTTGAGGTATATATATAGAACTAGGGACCTTTTGGAACCAGTATTATCATGGCTGCATCCCAGGAAGCCACAAGGGATTTTGGCAATGGTGACAATGATTGCTTTTCTGTTGAAACGTTACACAAATGTGA CAGAAGCAGAAATGGCTTATAAGAGAAAATTTTGGAGAAATATGATGAGGGGTGCATTGACCTATGAGGAATGGGCTCATGCTGCTAGGATGCTTGACAAGGAGACCACAAAGATGAATGAATCAGACTATTACGATGTAGAGCTTGTAAGAAATAAGCTGCAAGAACTCCATCACCGTCGCCAAGAGGGATCTCTCATAGATATAGTATTTTGCATGAGAGCTGATCTTGTAAGAAATCTTGGTAATATGTGCAACCCCGAGCTTCACAAGGGTAGGCTTCGTGTGCCCAGACTAATCAAAGAGTATATTGATGAAGCCTCTACTCAGCTGAGAATGGTGTGTGACTCAGATTCAGAGGAGCTTGCACTGGAAGAAAAGCTTTCTTTTATGCATGAAACAAGACATGCCTTTGGTAGGACAGCTTTGCTTTTGAGTGGTGGTGCTTCCCTCGGAGCTTTTCACATAGGTGTTGTCAAAACTTTGGTGGAACATAAATTGTTGCCTCGGATAATCGCCGGTTCAAGTGTCGGATCTATAATGTGTGCTGTCCTTGCCACTAGATCATGGCCTgaacttcaaattttttttgaggatTCTTGGCACTCATTGCAGTTTTTTGATCAGTTAGGTGGGATATTTGCGGTTGTGAAGAGGGTCATGACACAAGGGGCTGTTCATGAAATTCGGCAGTTACAGTGGATGTTAAGGCATCTCACTAGTAATCTTACATTTCAAGAAGCTTATGACATGACCGGTCGAATTCTTGCAATAACAGTTTGCTCTCAAGGGAGACATGAGCCGCCTAGATGCCTTAACTACCTTACTTCCCCTCATGTTGTTATATGGAGTGCAGTGACTGCTTCTTGTGCCTTTCCTGTTCTTTTTGAAGCCCAGGAATTGATGGCAAAGGATAGAAGCGGAGAGATTGTTCCATATCATCCACCGTTTACTTTGAATCCCGAGGAGGGGGCCTCAGCCACAGTTCGTCGTTGGAGGGATGGCAGCTTGGAGATTGATCTACCTATGATGCAAATAAAGGAACTTTTCAATGTTAATCATTTCATTGTGAGCCAGGCAAACCCTCATATCGCACCATTCCTGAGGCTGAAAGAGCTTGTGAGAGCTTATGGTGGTAATTTTGCTGCTAAG TTTGCTCAGCTGGTCGAGATGGAGGTAAAACATAGATGCCATCAGATTCTGGAACTTGGTTTTCCATTAGGGGGACTTGCTAAGCTTTTTGCTCAAGATTGGGAGGGCGATGTTATCGTTGTTATGCCTGCCACGGTTGCTCAG TATTTGAAAGTTATCCAAAATCCATCTTATCTGGAACTTCAGAAGGCAGCCAACCAAGGTAGAAGGTGCTCATGGGAGAAACTTTCAGCAATAAAAGCCAACTGTGGCATTGAACTTGCTCTTGATGAGTGTGTTGCTATTCTCAACCACATGCGTAGACTCACAAGGAGTGCCAAGAGAGCTGCTGCAGCTTCCCATGGCCTAGCTAGTACAGTGAAATTCAGTGCTTCAAGACGAATTCCTTCTTGGAACTGCATTGCTCGGGAGAACTCAACTGGCTCCCTTGAAGAAGACCTCCATACAGATGTTGCTTCCTCACTACAACAAGGAGTTGCTAGTGCAGCCACAGGAGCACCTTCTAGTAGAAATCTTCAAGCACCGCGTAATGTCCATGATGGAAGCGACAGTGAATCTGAAAGTgtagaaataaataaatggacAAGATCAGGTGGACCCTTGATGAGGACTACTTCTGCAAATACATTTGTTGATTTTGTCCAAAATCTGGATATTAACCCTGAATTGGCCAAGACTTGGATGTCTCATCCCAACTCTCCTGGTAGTCAGATGGGTGGCAGGAAGTCATATAATCAGAGCCTGCGAATGACATCACCAGGTAAAATTTCAGAAAATATGTCTGAACTAAGAGATTTTAGCGGTAGAGGACCTGGAAATGGTTCTAGCATTTTGGTTACTGAAGGTGATCTTTTGCAGCCTGAAAGGATCAATAATGGATTTGTGTTTAATATTGTGAAGAAAGAGGACCTTGAAATGTCAATGAAGAGTGACGATATAGAAAGTTGCAGCAATGATGTTGCTGAATGTGTGCAGCTCGACTGTCCAGAAAAGGATATGGATGGTAGCTTCTCGTCTGAATTCGAGGATGATGATGTGACGTCAGTAAACTTCTTTCGTGGAGCCGCATCCAGTGTTAATTGTGTTGATCATTCCGGAGAAGATGATAGTAATGATCAAGTAGCGGTGGAGGATGGTCATGCTCGATAA